AGCCATAATTTGTGAGTTGTCAGTTGTTAGTTGGTCATTGGTCATTGGTCATTAGTCATTAGCCAGTGAAAAAAGGCTAATGACTAATGGCAAATGCCTATGGACTAGCTTTTGATTTTTTCAGCTTTAGCGATCGCTTCTTCAATATTGCCGACCATGTAGAAAGCCTGCTCTGGCAATGAATCCAGCTCTCCAGACAGAATCTTCTTGAAACCGTTGATTGTTTCTTGCAGATTCACGTATTTCCCTGGAGAGCCGGTGAAGACTTCTGCCACGAAGAACGGCTGAGACAAGAAACGCTCAATCTTACGCGCACGAGCCACCGTTAAGCGGTCATCTTCAGACAATTCATCCAGACCCAGAATGGCGATGATGTCTTGCAGCTCTTTGTAGCGCTGTAGCGTTGCCTGAACTTCACGAGCAATCGCGTAGTGTTCCTCACCAACAACACTGGGTTGCAACATGGTGGAAGTGGAATCTAGCGGGTCAACAGCGGGATAAATTCCCTTCGCTGCTAAGCCACGAGACAACACAGTGGTTCCGTCCAAGTGAGCAAAGGTGGTTGCTGGCGCGGGGTCGGTCAAGTCGTCGGCTGGTACGTAGACGGCCTGAATTGAGGTAATCGAACCTTCGGTGGTGGAGGTGATTCGCTCTTGCAGGTCGCCCATATCTGTTGCCAGAGTCGGCTGATATCCCACAGCAGAAGGCATCCGTCCCAGTAGCGCTGATACTTCCGAACCCGCTTGCACAAACCGGAAGATGTTGTCGATAAACAGCAGCACGTCTTGCTTACTGACATCGCGGAAATACTCAGCCATTGTCAGTGCGGCTAAGCCTACGCGCATTCTCGCTCCGGGTGGCTCGTTCATCTGACCGTAGACTAGAGCGATTTTCGATTCGCTGAGGTTATCTTCTTTGATAACCCCAGATTCTTTCATTTCGTTGTAGAGGTCATTTCCCTCGCGGGTACGCTCTCCCACACCGCCGAACACAGACACACCACCGTGATTGATCGCGATGTTGTTGATCAGTTCCATCATAATGACGGTTTTACCAACACCAGCACCGCCGAATAAACCAATCTTGCCACCACGGCGATAAGGAGCCAGCAGGTCTAACACCTTGATTCCGGTTTCAAACACCGATGGCTTCGTTTCCAAGTCAGTGAACTTGGGAGCCGGACGGTGGATGGGGAAGGTTTCTTCAGTATTGACTGGCCCTTTATTGTCTACGGGTTCGCCAAGAACGTTGAAAATCCGACCCAGAGTGGCAGGGCCAACGGGTACGGTAATGGCAGCGCCGGTGTCTACTACTTCCATGCCGCGCACCAAACCATCGGTGGAACTCATGGAAACAGCACGCACTTGGTTGTCACCCAAAAGTTGCTGCACTTCGCAGGTTACGGACACGTCCTGTCCGGCTTCGTTTTTGCCTTCAACTTTTAAGGCATTGTAAATCTGCGGCATTTTGCCGCTGGGAAACTCCGCATCGATAACGGGACCGATGATTTGGGTAATACGCCCTACGTTTGTCTTGTCTGTGGTGGCTACCATGCTTGTGCCTATGTTGTGAATCTATCTGTATAGATACGGGAAAACAGTCTTAACATTTAGCAATGCCATTTTCCAGAGTACCACTGAAAGGATGCCGAATCTGTCTGGCGGCTTGAGTTGATCCCCATATAGGAATATAGGATGCGATCGCGCTCATGCGAAGCGAG
This portion of the Coleofasciculus sp. FACHB-T130 genome encodes:
- the atpD gene encoding F0F1 ATP synthase subunit beta; the protein is MVATTDKTNVGRITQIIGPVIDAEFPSGKMPQIYNALKVEGKNEAGQDVSVTCEVQQLLGDNQVRAVSMSSTDGLVRGMEVVDTGAAITVPVGPATLGRIFNVLGEPVDNKGPVNTEETFPIHRPAPKFTDLETKPSVFETGIKVLDLLAPYRRGGKIGLFGGAGVGKTVIMMELINNIAINHGGVSVFGGVGERTREGNDLYNEMKESGVIKEDNLSESKIALVYGQMNEPPGARMRVGLAALTMAEYFRDVSKQDVLLFIDNIFRFVQAGSEVSALLGRMPSAVGYQPTLATDMGDLQERITSTTEGSITSIQAVYVPADDLTDPAPATTFAHLDGTTVLSRGLAAKGIYPAVDPLDSTSTMLQPSVVGEEHYAIAREVQATLQRYKELQDIIAILGLDELSEDDRLTVARARKIERFLSQPFFVAEVFTGSPGKYVNLQETINGFKKILSGELDSLPEQAFYMVGNIEEAIAKAEKIKS